A genomic window from Denticeps clupeoides chromosome 11, fDenClu1.1, whole genome shotgun sequence includes:
- the frmd3 gene encoding FERM domain-containing protein 3 isoform X1 — protein MKMLRLRSPSVASLQQDVRCTVRLLDDAELACSIQRDTKGQFLLDHVCNHYNLLERDYFGIRYVDPDKQRHWLDPSKPVVRQMKCQQPYTMCFRVKFYPQEPIKIKEELTRYLLYLQLKRDAYHGRLLCPFADAAYVGACIVQAELGEYDPDEHPADYIAEFKLFPKQTLRLERRIMEIHKNEMRGQTPAMAELNLLQRAHTLDTYGVDPHPCKDFTGVTAFLGFTARGFVVFQGNKRIHLLKWEDVSKLKFEGKAFYVIGLQREKKLVLTFHTSTPAACKHLWKCGVEHQAFYKCVKSSQIKTVCSSNIFFKGTRFRYSGRVAKEVIEASLKIQREPPEVCRSHLGQSRSFCSLSHKQLIMNMEPLLPALSSFRDNKETNMDLSLLALKDPVHLSPLKQATNVEVELEEAEPNTLVRVGEEFPAEGADERCSHDEDEGEGKEGEDDQMSGSLTISDMVYTPCCSPLPTPVQYEEGGVAMLFQSPAHMLRELHDDPELQAELRAEYERRAAAVEPAPVAAAQRPRPGQEQVAAWLRGAARLVAVATGVLLVALPLLLVLLESDIDVSFLHDIRQTPEFEQFHHEYYCPLRRWLICTVDSLLEDLTGN, from the exons ATGAAGATGCTGCGTCTCCGGAGCCCGAGCGTCGCGTCCCTCCAGCAGGATGTCCGCTGCACCGTGCGGCTCCTGGACGACGCCGAGCTGGCGTGCAGCATCCAG AGGGACACTAAAGGCCAGTTCCTGCTGGATCATGTGTGCAACCACTACAACCTTCTGGAGAGGGACTACTTCGGCATCAGATACGTGGACCCTGACAAGCAGAGG CACTGGCTGGACCCCAGTAAGCCCGTGGTCCGACAAATGAAGT gccAGCAGCCCTACACCATGTGCTTCAGAGTGAAGTTCTACCCTCAGGAGCCAATCAAGATCAAGGAGGAACTGACCAG GTACCTGCTGTACCTCCAGCTGAAGCGGGACGCGTACCACGGCCGTCTCCTGTGCCCGTTCGCCGACGCTGCCTACGTGGGGGCCTGTATCGTGCAGG CTGAGCTCGGGGAGTACGACCCCGACGAGCACCCGGCAGACTACATCGCCGAATTCAAGCTCTTCCCCAAGCAGACGCTCCGGCTGGAGAGGAGGATCATGGAGATCCACAAGAACGAGATGAG GGGGCAGACTCCGGCCATGGCAGAGCTGAACCTGCTCCAGCGGGCGCACACGCTCGACACCTACGGGGTTGACCCACATCCTTGTAAG GATTTCACCGGAGTCACGGCCTTCCTGGGATTCACCGCCAGAGGCTTCGTGGTTTTCCAGGGAAACAAGCGCATCCACCTTCTGAAATG GGAGGACGTGAGCAAGTTGAAGTTCGAGGGGAAAGCCTTCTACGTGATCGGACTCCAGAGGGAG aagAAACTCGTTCTGACCTTCCACACCTCCACGCCAGCAGCATGCAAACACCTGTGGAAGTGTGGGGTGGAGCACCAGGCGTTTTACAA ATGTGTGAAGTCCAGCCAAATTAAAACCGTCTGCAGCAGCAACATCTTCTTCAAGGGGACCAGGTTTCGTTACAG CGGTCGGGTGGCTAAGGAGGTGATCGAGGCCAGCTTGAAGATCCAGAGAGAGCCGCCCGAGGTCTGCAG GTCACATCTTGGCCAAAGCAGGAGCTTCTGTTCACTGAGCCACAAACAGCTGATTATGAACATGGAGCCACTTCTACCGGCCTTGTCCTCCTTCAGAGACAACAAAgagaccaacatggacctca GTCTTCTTGCTCTGAAGGACCCAGTCCATCTCTCGCCGCTGAAGCAGGCCACTAACGTGGAGGTGGAGCTTGAGGAGGCGGAGCCCAACACCCTGGTTCGAGTGGGCGAGGAGTTCCCTGCAGAGGGCGCCGATGAGCGCTGCAGCCATGATGAAGACGAAGgggaagggaaggagggagaagaTGACCAGATGTCTGGCAGCCTGACCATCTCCGACATGGTGTACACGCCCTGCTGCAGCCCCCTGCCCACGCCAGTGCAGTATGAGGAAGGGGGCGTGGCTATGCTCTTccaaagccccgcccacatgctCAGGGAGCTTCACGATGACCCGGAGCTGCAGGCGGAGCTCCGCGCGGAGTACGAGCGCCGGGCCGCCGCAGTGGAACCCGCACCGGTGGCTGCGGCACAGCGGCCGCGCCCCGGCCAAGAGCAGGTCGCCGCCTGGCTGCGTGGCGCCGCCCGCCTGGTCGCCGTGGCAACGGGAGTCCTGCTCGTGGCGCTCccgctgctgctggtgctgctggagtCGGACATCGACGTCTCCTTCCTGCACGACATCCGGCAGACGCCCGAGTTCGAGCAGTTCCACCACGAGTACTACTGTCCCCTGCGCCGCTGGCTCATCTGCACGGTGGACTCGTTGCTGGAGGACCTCACCGGCAACTGA
- the frmd3 gene encoding FERM domain-containing protein 3 isoform X2, with translation MKMLRLRSPSVASLQQDVRCTVRLLDDAELACSIQRDTKGQFLLDHVCNHYNLLERDYFGIRYVDPDKQRHWLDPSKPVVRQMKCQQPYTMCFRVKFYPQEPIKIKEELTRYLLYLQLKRDAYHGRLLCPFADAAYVGACIVQAELGEYDPDEHPADYIAEFKLFPKQTLRLERRIMEIHKNEMRGQTPAMAELNLLQRAHTLDTYGVDPHPCKDFTGVTAFLGFTARGFVVFQGNKRIHLLKWEDVSKLKFEGKAFYVIGLQREKLVLTFHTSTPAACKHLWKCGVEHQAFYKCVKSSQIKTVCSSNIFFKGTRFRYSGRVAKEVIEASLKIQREPPEVCRSHLGQSRSFCSLSHKQLIMNMEPLLPALSSFRDNKETNMDLSLLALKDPVHLSPLKQATNVEVELEEAEPNTLVRVGEEFPAEGADERCSHDEDEGEGKEGEDDQMSGSLTISDMVYTPCCSPLPTPVQYEEGGVAMLFQSPAHMLRELHDDPELQAELRAEYERRAAAVEPAPVAAAQRPRPGQEQVAAWLRGAARLVAVATGVLLVALPLLLVLLESDIDVSFLHDIRQTPEFEQFHHEYYCPLRRWLICTVDSLLEDLTGN, from the exons ATGAAGATGCTGCGTCTCCGGAGCCCGAGCGTCGCGTCCCTCCAGCAGGATGTCCGCTGCACCGTGCGGCTCCTGGACGACGCCGAGCTGGCGTGCAGCATCCAG AGGGACACTAAAGGCCAGTTCCTGCTGGATCATGTGTGCAACCACTACAACCTTCTGGAGAGGGACTACTTCGGCATCAGATACGTGGACCCTGACAAGCAGAGG CACTGGCTGGACCCCAGTAAGCCCGTGGTCCGACAAATGAAGT gccAGCAGCCCTACACCATGTGCTTCAGAGTGAAGTTCTACCCTCAGGAGCCAATCAAGATCAAGGAGGAACTGACCAG GTACCTGCTGTACCTCCAGCTGAAGCGGGACGCGTACCACGGCCGTCTCCTGTGCCCGTTCGCCGACGCTGCCTACGTGGGGGCCTGTATCGTGCAGG CTGAGCTCGGGGAGTACGACCCCGACGAGCACCCGGCAGACTACATCGCCGAATTCAAGCTCTTCCCCAAGCAGACGCTCCGGCTGGAGAGGAGGATCATGGAGATCCACAAGAACGAGATGAG GGGGCAGACTCCGGCCATGGCAGAGCTGAACCTGCTCCAGCGGGCGCACACGCTCGACACCTACGGGGTTGACCCACATCCTTGTAAG GATTTCACCGGAGTCACGGCCTTCCTGGGATTCACCGCCAGAGGCTTCGTGGTTTTCCAGGGAAACAAGCGCATCCACCTTCTGAAATG GGAGGACGTGAGCAAGTTGAAGTTCGAGGGGAAAGCCTTCTACGTGATCGGACTCCAGAGGGAG AAACTCGTTCTGACCTTCCACACCTCCACGCCAGCAGCATGCAAACACCTGTGGAAGTGTGGGGTGGAGCACCAGGCGTTTTACAA ATGTGTGAAGTCCAGCCAAATTAAAACCGTCTGCAGCAGCAACATCTTCTTCAAGGGGACCAGGTTTCGTTACAG CGGTCGGGTGGCTAAGGAGGTGATCGAGGCCAGCTTGAAGATCCAGAGAGAGCCGCCCGAGGTCTGCAG GTCACATCTTGGCCAAAGCAGGAGCTTCTGTTCACTGAGCCACAAACAGCTGATTATGAACATGGAGCCACTTCTACCGGCCTTGTCCTCCTTCAGAGACAACAAAgagaccaacatggacctca GTCTTCTTGCTCTGAAGGACCCAGTCCATCTCTCGCCGCTGAAGCAGGCCACTAACGTGGAGGTGGAGCTTGAGGAGGCGGAGCCCAACACCCTGGTTCGAGTGGGCGAGGAGTTCCCTGCAGAGGGCGCCGATGAGCGCTGCAGCCATGATGAAGACGAAGgggaagggaaggagggagaagaTGACCAGATGTCTGGCAGCCTGACCATCTCCGACATGGTGTACACGCCCTGCTGCAGCCCCCTGCCCACGCCAGTGCAGTATGAGGAAGGGGGCGTGGCTATGCTCTTccaaagccccgcccacatgctCAGGGAGCTTCACGATGACCCGGAGCTGCAGGCGGAGCTCCGCGCGGAGTACGAGCGCCGGGCCGCCGCAGTGGAACCCGCACCGGTGGCTGCGGCACAGCGGCCGCGCCCCGGCCAAGAGCAGGTCGCCGCCTGGCTGCGTGGCGCCGCCCGCCTGGTCGCCGTGGCAACGGGAGTCCTGCTCGTGGCGCTCccgctgctgctggtgctgctggagtCGGACATCGACGTCTCCTTCCTGCACGACATCCGGCAGACGCCCGAGTTCGAGCAGTTCCACCACGAGTACTACTGTCCCCTGCGCCGCTGGCTCATCTGCACGGTGGACTCGTTGCTGGAGGACCTCACCGGCAACTGA
- the frmd3 gene encoding FERM domain-containing protein 3 isoform X3 → MKCQQPYTMCFRVKFYPQEPIKIKEELTRYLLYLQLKRDAYHGRLLCPFADAAYVGACIVQAELGEYDPDEHPADYIAEFKLFPKQTLRLERRIMEIHKNEMRGQTPAMAELNLLQRAHTLDTYGVDPHPCKDFTGVTAFLGFTARGFVVFQGNKRIHLLKWEDVSKLKFEGKAFYVIGLQREKKLVLTFHTSTPAACKHLWKCGVEHQAFYKCVKSSQIKTVCSSNIFFKGTRFRYSGRVAKEVIEASLKIQREPPEVCRSHLGQSRSFCSLSHKQLIMNMEPLLPALSSFRDNKETNMDLSLLALKDPVHLSPLKQATNVEVELEEAEPNTLVRVGEEFPAEGADERCSHDEDEGEGKEGEDDQMSGSLTISDMVYTPCCSPLPTPVQYEEGGVAMLFQSPAHMLRELHDDPELQAELRAEYERRAAAVEPAPVAAAQRPRPGQEQVAAWLRGAARLVAVATGVLLVALPLLLVLLESDIDVSFLHDIRQTPEFEQFHHEYYCPLRRWLICTVDSLLEDLTGN, encoded by the exons ATGAAGT gccAGCAGCCCTACACCATGTGCTTCAGAGTGAAGTTCTACCCTCAGGAGCCAATCAAGATCAAGGAGGAACTGACCAG GTACCTGCTGTACCTCCAGCTGAAGCGGGACGCGTACCACGGCCGTCTCCTGTGCCCGTTCGCCGACGCTGCCTACGTGGGGGCCTGTATCGTGCAGG CTGAGCTCGGGGAGTACGACCCCGACGAGCACCCGGCAGACTACATCGCCGAATTCAAGCTCTTCCCCAAGCAGACGCTCCGGCTGGAGAGGAGGATCATGGAGATCCACAAGAACGAGATGAG GGGGCAGACTCCGGCCATGGCAGAGCTGAACCTGCTCCAGCGGGCGCACACGCTCGACACCTACGGGGTTGACCCACATCCTTGTAAG GATTTCACCGGAGTCACGGCCTTCCTGGGATTCACCGCCAGAGGCTTCGTGGTTTTCCAGGGAAACAAGCGCATCCACCTTCTGAAATG GGAGGACGTGAGCAAGTTGAAGTTCGAGGGGAAAGCCTTCTACGTGATCGGACTCCAGAGGGAG aagAAACTCGTTCTGACCTTCCACACCTCCACGCCAGCAGCATGCAAACACCTGTGGAAGTGTGGGGTGGAGCACCAGGCGTTTTACAA ATGTGTGAAGTCCAGCCAAATTAAAACCGTCTGCAGCAGCAACATCTTCTTCAAGGGGACCAGGTTTCGTTACAG CGGTCGGGTGGCTAAGGAGGTGATCGAGGCCAGCTTGAAGATCCAGAGAGAGCCGCCCGAGGTCTGCAG GTCACATCTTGGCCAAAGCAGGAGCTTCTGTTCACTGAGCCACAAACAGCTGATTATGAACATGGAGCCACTTCTACCGGCCTTGTCCTCCTTCAGAGACAACAAAgagaccaacatggacctca GTCTTCTTGCTCTGAAGGACCCAGTCCATCTCTCGCCGCTGAAGCAGGCCACTAACGTGGAGGTGGAGCTTGAGGAGGCGGAGCCCAACACCCTGGTTCGAGTGGGCGAGGAGTTCCCTGCAGAGGGCGCCGATGAGCGCTGCAGCCATGATGAAGACGAAGgggaagggaaggagggagaagaTGACCAGATGTCTGGCAGCCTGACCATCTCCGACATGGTGTACACGCCCTGCTGCAGCCCCCTGCCCACGCCAGTGCAGTATGAGGAAGGGGGCGTGGCTATGCTCTTccaaagccccgcccacatgctCAGGGAGCTTCACGATGACCCGGAGCTGCAGGCGGAGCTCCGCGCGGAGTACGAGCGCCGGGCCGCCGCAGTGGAACCCGCACCGGTGGCTGCGGCACAGCGGCCGCGCCCCGGCCAAGAGCAGGTCGCCGCCTGGCTGCGTGGCGCCGCCCGCCTGGTCGCCGTGGCAACGGGAGTCCTGCTCGTGGCGCTCccgctgctgctggtgctgctggagtCGGACATCGACGTCTCCTTCCTGCACGACATCCGGCAGACGCCCGAGTTCGAGCAGTTCCACCACGAGTACTACTGTCCCCTGCGCCGCTGGCTCATCTGCACGGTGGACTCGTTGCTGGAGGACCTCACCGGCAACTGA
- the LOC114800112 gene encoding G kinase-anchoring protein 1-like isoform X1 — protein sequence MTSAVISVPTTASRFALLQVDSDSDSDSETGKGAKGPKGPGKSQARKGAGGKSNQSTEKKKEKRKRKKELQQCEANELRNLAFKKLPQKPVAPPPSLTLQGLADDLLHSTGVGGAGAQSWQQWKRRDDQLTSELYEADLEKALMLSKLEFEEQKQEEGASPRAKGSAAKKERKKSQQGKEKRLTVSLKDFQTEPSIEHLNRKTEREELKPANAAPHDDNFFNRLEDDVSRIVQRDKRRDQFCNSAGLDVSTSSEQEQDARTEQLKQELQKKTQEVSDLRETISQWEERYKEVKARNGQLLKMLQQGEMKDKAEILLQVDELLGIKEELLSQVASLHAALEQERSKVKGLQSEQPKTNRKGRKHAEADL from the exons ATGACGTCAGCAGTGATCTCGGTGCCCACCACCGCCTCACGCTTCGCCCTTCTCCAGGTCGACTCCGACTCTGACTCCGATTCCGAGACAGGCAAGGGCGCCAAGGGACCAAAAGGGCCCGGCAAGTCCCAGGCCAGGAAGGGTGCCGGCGGCAAATCCAACCAGAgcacagagaagaagaaggagaagaggaaACGGAAGAAAGAGCTGCAGCAGTGTGAGGCTAACGAG CTTAGGAACCTGGCCTTTAAGAAGCTCCCGCAGAAGCcggtggccccgcccccttcgcTGACGCTGCAAGGATTGGCCGATGACCTCCTGCATTCGACcggtgtgggcggggccggggcGCAGAGCTGGCAGCAGTGGAAGCGGAGAGACGACCAG CTGACGAGTGAGCTGTACGAGGCCGACCTGGAGAAGGCCCTCATGCTGAGCAAGCTGGAGTTCGAGGAGCAGAAGCAG GAGGAAGGGGCGTCGCCCAGGGCCAAGGGATCCGCGGCGAAGAAGGAGCGAAAGAAGAGTcagcaggggaaggagaagcGACTCACGGTGTCCCTCAAAGACTTCCAGACAGAACCTTCTATCG AGCATCTCAACAGGAAGACGGAGCGAGAG GAGTTGAAACCAGCAAACGCCGCGCCGCACGACGACAACTTCTTCAACCGGCTGGAGGACGACGTCAGCAGAATCGTCCAGCGAGACAAACGGCGGGACCAGTTCTGCAACAGCGCCGGTCTGGACGTCAGCACCTCCTCCGAGCAGGAACAG GACGCGCGGACTGAGCAGCTGAAGCAGGAACTGCAGAAGAAGACCCAGGAGGTGTCTGACCTGAGGGAGACCATCTCGCAGTGGGAG GAGCGCTACAAGGAGGTGAAGGCGCGAAACGGTCAGCTGCTGAAGATGCTGCAGCAGGGCGAGA TGAAGGACAAGGCGGAGATCCTGCTGCAGGTGGACGAGCTGCTCGGTATAAAGGAGGAGCTCCTGTCGCAG GTGGCGTCCTTGCACGCTGCGCTGGAACAGGAGAGGTCGAAGGTGAAAGGGCTGCAGTCGGAACAGCCCAAG ACGAACAGGAAAGGGAGGAAGCACGCAGAAGCTGATTTATGA
- the LOC114800112 gene encoding G kinase-anchoring protein 1-like isoform X2 produces MTSAVISVPTTASRFALLQVDSDSDSDSETGKGAKGPKGPGKSQARKGAGGKSNQSTEKKKEKRKRKKELQQCEANELRNLAFKKLPQKPVAPPPSLTLQGLADDLLHSTGVGGAGAQSWQQWKRRDDQLTSELYEADLEKALMLSKLEFEEQKQEEGASPRAKGSAAKKERKKSQQGKEKRLTVSLKDFQTEPSIEHLNRKTEREELKPANAAPHDDNFFNRLEDDVSRIVQRDKRRDQFCNSAGLDVSTSSEQEQDARTEQLKQELQKKTQEVSDLRETISQWEERYKEVKARNGQLLKMLQQGESTVL; encoded by the exons ATGACGTCAGCAGTGATCTCGGTGCCCACCACCGCCTCACGCTTCGCCCTTCTCCAGGTCGACTCCGACTCTGACTCCGATTCCGAGACAGGCAAGGGCGCCAAGGGACCAAAAGGGCCCGGCAAGTCCCAGGCCAGGAAGGGTGCCGGCGGCAAATCCAACCAGAgcacagagaagaagaaggagaagaggaaACGGAAGAAAGAGCTGCAGCAGTGTGAGGCTAACGAG CTTAGGAACCTGGCCTTTAAGAAGCTCCCGCAGAAGCcggtggccccgcccccttcgcTGACGCTGCAAGGATTGGCCGATGACCTCCTGCATTCGACcggtgtgggcggggccggggcGCAGAGCTGGCAGCAGTGGAAGCGGAGAGACGACCAG CTGACGAGTGAGCTGTACGAGGCCGACCTGGAGAAGGCCCTCATGCTGAGCAAGCTGGAGTTCGAGGAGCAGAAGCAG GAGGAAGGGGCGTCGCCCAGGGCCAAGGGATCCGCGGCGAAGAAGGAGCGAAAGAAGAGTcagcaggggaaggagaagcGACTCACGGTGTCCCTCAAAGACTTCCAGACAGAACCTTCTATCG AGCATCTCAACAGGAAGACGGAGCGAGAG GAGTTGAAACCAGCAAACGCCGCGCCGCACGACGACAACTTCTTCAACCGGCTGGAGGACGACGTCAGCAGAATCGTCCAGCGAGACAAACGGCGGGACCAGTTCTGCAACAGCGCCGGTCTGGACGTCAGCACCTCCTCCGAGCAGGAACAG GACGCGCGGACTGAGCAGCTGAAGCAGGAACTGCAGAAGAAGACCCAGGAGGTGTCTGACCTGAGGGAGACCATCTCGCAGTGGGAG GAGCGCTACAAGGAGGTGAAGGCGCGAAACGGTCAGCTGCTGAAGATGCTGCAGCAGGGCGAGA GTACGGTCTTGTAA
- the LOC114800141 gene encoding 26S proteasome non-ATPase regulatory subunit 9-like — protein MKMTAEEKADGGSGMKVEDVQKLIQKKDEIEEQIRAYYDVLEDQGDVGMSAALVDVEGYPRADVDLYQIRTARHSISCLQNDHKAIMLRIEESLHRLHAQERAGPEGAGPRQEPMEQEAVLPPPFAHVDAVTPGSPAFQAGLRAGDEIIEFGSVNAGNFQHLQNIASVVQHSEGKSLGVAVVRSGQRVHFSLVPQRWSGRGLLGCNILPARK, from the exons ATGAAGATGACTGCGGAGGAGAAGGCGGACGGCGGCTCCGGGATGAAGGTGGAGGACGTGCAGAAGCTCATCCAGAAGAAGGATGAGATCGAGGAGCAGATCCGGGCGTATTACGACGTGCTGGAAGAC CAAGGTGACGTGGGGATGAGCGCTGCTCTGGTGGACGTGGAGGGCTACCCCCGGGCGGACGTGGACCTGTACCAGATACGGACGGCGCGGCACAGCATCTCCT GTCTGCAGAACGACCACAAGGCCATCATGCTGCGCATCGAGGAGTCCCTGCACCGGCTGCACGCGCAGGAGCGGGCGGGGcccgagggggcggggccacggcaGGAGCCCATGGAGCAGGAGGCCGTCCTGCCGCCTCCCTTCGCGCATGTCGACGCGGTCACACCGGGATCCCCGGCCTTCCAGGCG GGTTTGCGAGCCGGTGATGAAATAATCGAGTTCGGTTCAGTCAACGCCGGCAACTTCCAGCATCTCCAGAACATCGCGTCGGTGGTCCAGCACAGCGAAGGG AAATCGCTGGGCGTTGCGGTGGTGAGGAGCGGCCAGAGGGTTCACTTCAGCCTTGTGCCTCAGAGGTGGTCGGGCAGAGGGCTTCTCGG ATGCAACATTCTGCCGGCGCGGAAGTGA
- the LOC114800108 gene encoding rab5 GDP/GTP exchange factor-like translates to MMWAEHRRAIHITQAELLCKNGCGFYGNAAWQGHCSKCWRDRTCQADVGEQDCGDAAAPPSVSKEKKSEEKSRRSSTIRKLFLGEATPPKGPDAPLSQAEALKAFEALQPGDFTAFLKLLRSPASQRLQSRCTAFLNTMEAYHALAVEKQSDLVQEFYQNIAAHFNSMPEEQVEQMMEHMEKLVMTRLHKWVFCHDSCDDEQKDLALQRRIRSLKWVTPQMLRVPFTDRGPEDADPYLPAITAIIEMDAKRAPQDKLCCVSKCSRNIFQAVGSCKSEPACADDFLSALIYVVLCANPPRLHSNMQYVARFGLPHALRTGETGYYFTNLSCAVAFIEKLDAAALGLSPDEFRGFMQGGGATGALGQAQQVRQQLEELRRRQEHVMEQARSLQAQLRSWAESTQTRADEVASGGRSSE, encoded by the exons ATGATGTGGGCGGAGCACCGGCGAGCGATTCACATCACGCAGGCCGAGCTCCTGTGCAAGAATGGCTGCGGTTTCTATGGCAACGCCGCCTGGCAGGGCCACTGCTCCAAGTGCTGGCGGGACAGAACGTGCCAGGCTGACGTTGGTGAACAGGATTGTGG TGACGCAGCCGCGCCGCCCAGCGTCTCAAAGGAGAAGAAGAGCGAGGAGAAGAGCCGGAGGTCCAGCACGATAAGGAAGCTCTTCTTGGGGGAGGCCACGCCTCCTAAAGGCCCAG ACGCGCCGCTGTCGCAGGCGGAGGCGCTGAAGGCGTTCGAGGCGCTGCAGCCGGGAGACTTCACCGCCTTCCTCAAGCTGCTGCGCAGCCCCGCCTCCCAGCGGCTGCAGTCCCGCTGCACCGCCTTCCTCAACACCATGGAGGCGTACCAC GCCCTCGCGGTGGAGAAGCAGTCCGACCTGGTGCAGGAGTTCTACCAGAACATCGCCGCGCACTTCAACA GCATGCCTGAAGAGCAGGTGGAGCAGATGATGGAGCACATGGAGAAGCTGGTCATGACGCGCCTGCACAAGTGGGTCTTCTGCCACGACAGCTGTGACGACGAGCAGAAGGATCTTGCCCTGCAGAGGAGAATTCG GTCTCTGAAATGGGTGACCCCTCAGATGCTGCGCGTGCCGTTCACCGACCGAGGACCCGAGGACGCTGACCCTTACCTGCCCGCCATCACCG CGATTATCGAGATGGATGCCAAACGTGCCCCTCAGGACAAGCTGTGCTGCGTCTCCAAGTGCAGCCGGAACATCTTCCAGGCGGTGGGCAGCTGTAAATCCGAGCCGGCCTGCGCGGACGACTTCCTGTCCGCGCTCATCTACGTGGTCCTGTGCGCCAACCCGCCGCGCCTGCACTCCAACATGCAGTACGTGGCGCGCTTCGGCCTGCCGCACGCCCTGCGGACCGGGGAGACCGGCTACTACTTCACGAACCTG TCGTGCGCGGTGGCCTTCATCGAGAAGCTGGACGCCGCGGCGCTGGGCCTGAGCCCCGACGAGTTCCGCGGCTTCAtgcaggggggcggggccaccgGCGCCCTCGGCCAGGCGCAGCAGGTGcgccagcagctggaggagctcAGGAGGCGGCAGGAGCACGTGATGGAGCAGGCGCGCTCCCTGCAGGCGCAGCTGCGCAGCTGGGCGGAGTCCACGCAGACCCGGGCGGACGAGGTGGCGTCCGGGGGGAGGAGCTCCGAGTGA